The Geothermobacter ehrlichii genome has a segment encoding these proteins:
- the dnaG gene encoding DNA primase, translating to MGRIPEETIERIRDRVDMVELVGRYVQLRRSGANNFGLCPFHGEKTPSFNVNSDRQSFHCFGCGEGGDAIAFLMKIEGLEFKEAVHKLAAEVGIEIAEERSDPEEEARRRELDRLRRVNREACDYFQRLLLKEPVGEPARRYLRGRGYDGELARAYRLGYALDAWEGLARHLREKGIDLEAARRLGLIRPGKQGRGDYDLFRGRLMFPIEDHYGNIVAFGGRALSEDGPKYLNSPESPIYHKGRVLYGLFAGREAMRKSRRAIVVEGYFDVLAMHRAGWKNTVATCGTAMTRDHARLLKRFADCLVLLFDQDRAGQAAVLRAMEAALPEGLEVRTLALDPGEDPDSFLASGGRQELERRLEAASPAIEWFMDWRLAASPGIRERAQAVDEILQRIGLLPGEIEQNLYLQRLARQTGLAEEVLRRKLARGGAAPVAVRSGGAAGKAVPEEAKTPTGTPLHPAEEMLLHLLAVVPEATTELAKSDLEEIFLQPLALDLARSLISLREREGDVPSVMKNVEPRQRVLLSGILEKDRARFGDDPLRMLDECRRRLRRERLKRRSAQLTAAIAEAQRSGDRAQLAALLKQKQDLSRRLRTTD from the coding sequence ATGGGACGGATCCCGGAGGAGACCATCGAGCGGATTCGTGACCGGGTCGATATGGTCGAACTGGTCGGACGCTATGTCCAGCTGCGGCGAAGCGGCGCCAACAATTTCGGTCTCTGTCCCTTTCACGGGGAAAAGACCCCCTCGTTCAACGTCAACAGCGACCGGCAGTCCTTTCACTGTTTCGGATGCGGCGAGGGGGGCGACGCCATCGCCTTTCTGATGAAGATTGAGGGGCTCGAGTTCAAGGAGGCGGTGCACAAGTTGGCAGCCGAGGTCGGGATCGAAATCGCCGAGGAGCGGAGCGATCCCGAAGAAGAGGCGCGCCGGCGGGAACTGGACAGATTGCGCCGCGTCAACCGTGAGGCCTGTGACTATTTTCAGCGCCTGCTGCTGAAGGAGCCGGTCGGCGAACCGGCCCGTCGCTATCTGCGCGGGCGCGGCTACGACGGCGAGCTGGCCCGGGCCTACCGGCTCGGTTACGCTCTCGACGCCTGGGAGGGGCTGGCGAGGCATCTGCGCGAAAAGGGGATCGATCTCGAGGCGGCGCGCCGTCTGGGTCTGATCCGGCCAGGAAAGCAGGGGCGCGGCGATTATGACCTGTTCCGCGGCCGGCTGATGTTTCCGATTGAGGACCATTACGGCAACATCGTCGCCTTCGGCGGCCGGGCCCTGTCGGAGGACGGCCCCAAGTATCTGAATTCGCCGGAGTCACCCATCTACCACAAGGGACGGGTGCTGTATGGCCTGTTTGCCGGCCGCGAGGCGATGCGCAAAAGCCGCCGGGCCATCGTCGTCGAGGGTTATTTCGACGTGCTGGCCATGCACCGTGCCGGCTGGAAGAACACCGTCGCTACCTGCGGCACGGCCATGACCCGCGACCATGCCCGGCTGCTGAAGCGGTTCGCCGATTGCCTGGTTCTGCTTTTCGACCAGGACCGGGCCGGGCAGGCGGCGGTGCTGCGGGCGATGGAAGCGGCGCTTCCCGAGGGGTTGGAGGTCCGCACACTCGCCCTGGACCCGGGCGAGGATCCCGACTCCTTTCTGGCCTCCGGTGGCAGACAGGAGCTGGAACGCCGCCTGGAAGCGGCGTCGCCGGCCATCGAATGGTTCATGGACTGGCGGCTCGCCGCCTCCCCCGGCATCCGGGAACGGGCGCAGGCGGTCGACGAGATTTTGCAGCGGATCGGGCTGCTTCCGGGCGAGATCGAGCAGAATCTCTATCTGCAGCGGCTGGCGCGGCAGACGGGGCTGGCCGAAGAGGTTCTGCGCCGCAAGCTTGCCCGCGGTGGCGCTGCCCCGGTTGCGGTGCGCTCGGGGGGAGCGGCAGGAAAGGCGGTGCCGGAGGAGGCAAAGACGCCGACAGGGACGCCGCTGCATCCGGCCGAGGAGATGCTTCTGCATCTGCTGGCGGTGGTGCCGGAGGCGACGACGGAACTGGCAAAGAGCGACCTGGAGGAGATCTTCCTGCAGCCGCTGGCCCTTGACCTCGCCCGTTCGCTGATTAGCTTGCGGGAGAGGGAAGGGGATGTCCCTTCCGTCATGAAGAATGTCGAACCGCGGCAAAGAGTGCTTTTGTCGGGTATTCTTGAAAAGGACAGGGCGCGTTTCGGCGACGACCCGCTGCGGATGCTGGACGAATGCCGCCGGCGGTTGCGACGCGAGCGCCTGAAGAGGCGAAGTGCGCAGCTGACGGCCGCCATCGCCGAAGCGCAGCGGAGCGGTGACAGAGCGCAGCTGGCGGCTCTGCTCAAGCAGAAACAGGATCTCAGCCGACGTCTCAGGACGACCGACTGA
- a CDS encoding endonuclease MutS2, translating into MLQNNKERSLTEQALRLLEFERIRQLLQARTRTEPGRILAGQLAPLGDRRQALQALAEVGEARRLLAEAGEAPLAGVADLRPLLARVQAEDAWLEAEALLRVAEAVAAAGECRSWFRQETAPGLAAHAAALEPLRGLLGALRESIGSRGEVLDSASFELAEIRGRIRELRDVIRQRLERMLHDEQLAPAFQEKLITLRGERYVLPVRADRRGLVRGFVHDESGSGQTLYVEPAAILEANNELVHLLRAEQREVLRILRRLSSAVRRATTELQRNQELLALLDLRLAAGRLSSDMDGCAPRFSEQPEIALKQARHPLLLFDAAGKPASGRAVAVDLELDARTRVLVISGPNTGGKTVALKSFGLLQLMLAAGLHIPCHPDSRTWLFGRVLADIGDEQSIAEGLSTFSAHLLRLRQILEQAGEDVLVLLDEIGTGTDPAEGSALAMALLDHLRRQEARVVATTHLHLVKAFAQLEPDMSNAAVAFDPADFRPTYRLNYGIPGASGALSIAAGLGFPPAVLERARGYLEPGEQAGKELLEELNRQLQTARAKAAEAEELLRRARQERDKRTRLLHQLEQQRQELLDRARREAKKLVRQAERRLQEIVDAAEGGLSTPQRAERAAQIRQLEEALQPAAAPSRRKRLHRPRVGDRVRHRLFGQEGEVLRVDGDEIDLLVGGKRLRCRLADLEPATAGRPPKERVRVQSRVTADRLPERLVLVGQRVDDALPKVEKFLDEALLQGCRQVEIVHGSGEGILRRAVRDLLAGHRAVTAFHAADVSRGGDNVTVVELES; encoded by the coding sequence ATGTTGCAGAACAACAAAGAGCGTTCTCTGACAGAACAGGCGCTGCGGCTTCTCGAATTCGAACGGATTCGCCAGCTGCTGCAGGCCAGAACCCGGACCGAGCCCGGACGAATACTGGCCGGCCAGCTGGCCCCGCTCGGAGATCGCCGCCAGGCGCTGCAGGCGCTGGCGGAGGTCGGCGAGGCCAGGCGGCTGCTGGCGGAGGCCGGCGAGGCGCCGCTGGCGGGCGTCGCCGATTTGCGGCCGCTCCTGGCACGGGTTCAGGCCGAGGATGCCTGGCTGGAAGCCGAAGCGCTTTTGCGGGTGGCCGAAGCTGTTGCGGCCGCCGGTGAATGCCGCTCCTGGTTCCGACAGGAGACGGCTCCCGGTCTGGCGGCCCATGCCGCGGCCCTCGAGCCGCTGCGCGGCCTTCTCGGAGCCCTCCGGGAGAGTATCGGTTCCCGGGGGGAGGTTCTCGACTCGGCGTCTTTCGAGCTGGCGGAAATCCGCGGCCGTATCCGCGAGTTGCGCGACGTCATCCGGCAGCGACTGGAGCGGATGCTGCATGACGAGCAGCTGGCGCCCGCGTTTCAGGAAAAGCTGATCACCCTGCGCGGCGAACGCTATGTGCTGCCGGTGCGCGCCGACCGCCGCGGGCTGGTGCGCGGCTTCGTACATGACGAATCGGGAAGCGGCCAGACCCTCTATGTCGAGCCGGCCGCCATTCTCGAGGCCAACAACGAACTGGTCCACCTGCTGCGGGCGGAGCAGCGGGAGGTGTTGCGGATACTCAGGCGCCTGAGCAGTGCGGTGCGGAGGGCGACGACGGAACTGCAGCGCAACCAGGAGCTGCTGGCCTTGCTCGATCTGCGGCTGGCCGCCGGCAGGTTGTCGAGCGACATGGACGGTTGTGCGCCGCGGTTCAGCGAACAGCCGGAAATCGCCCTGAAACAGGCTCGGCATCCGCTGTTGCTGTTCGACGCGGCAGGCAAACCGGCGTCCGGGCGGGCGGTAGCGGTCGACCTGGAACTCGATGCCCGGACCCGGGTTCTGGTAATCAGCGGGCCCAATACCGGCGGCAAGACCGTTGCCCTGAAGAGTTTCGGCCTGCTGCAGCTGATGCTGGCCGCGGGGTTGCACATTCCCTGTCATCCCGACAGTCGCACCTGGCTGTTCGGGCGGGTACTGGCCGATATCGGGGACGAACAGAGCATCGCCGAGGGCCTTTCGACCTTCTCGGCGCATCTGCTGAGGTTGCGGCAGATTCTCGAGCAGGCAGGCGAGGACGTGCTGGTGCTGCTCGACGAGATCGGCACCGGCACCGACCCCGCCGAGGGAAGCGCCCTGGCCATGGCGCTGCTCGACCATTTGCGGCGGCAGGAAGCGCGGGTGGTGGCGACTACCCATCTGCATCTGGTGAAGGCCTTCGCCCAGCTCGAGCCGGACATGAGCAACGCGGCGGTCGCATTCGATCCCGCCGATTTTCGGCCGACCTACCGGCTGAACTATGGCATTCCCGGGGCCAGTGGTGCTTTGAGCATCGCCGCCGGTCTCGGCTTTCCGCCGGCAGTGCTCGAGCGGGCGCGCGGCTATCTCGAGCCGGGGGAACAAGCCGGCAAGGAGCTGCTCGAGGAACTCAACCGGCAGTTGCAGACGGCCCGCGCGAAAGCGGCCGAAGCCGAGGAATTGCTGCGGCGGGCGCGACAGGAGCGGGACAAGCGCACCCGGCTGCTGCACCAGTTGGAACAGCAGCGGCAGGAGCTGCTTGACCGGGCGCGCCGGGAAGCGAAAAAGCTGGTCCGCCAGGCGGAAAGGCGCCTGCAGGAGATTGTCGACGCGGCCGAAGGCGGCCTGTCGACGCCGCAGCGGGCCGAGCGGGCGGCGCAGATTCGGCAGCTGGAAGAGGCACTGCAGCCGGCGGCCGCGCCTTCCCGCCGGAAAAGATTGCACCGGCCCAGGGTCGGCGACCGGGTGCGGCACCGGTTGTTCGGCCAGGAAGGGGAGGTGCTGCGTGTCGACGGCGACGAAATCGATCTGCTGGTCGGCGGCAAACGCCTGCGATGCCGACTGGCCGACCTGGAACCGGCGACGGCCGGCCGGCCGCCGAAGGAGCGGGTTCGGGTGCAGAGCCGGGTGACAGCCGACCGGTTGCCGGAGCGACTGGTTCTGGTCGGGCAGCGGGTCGATGACGCCCTGCCGAAGGTGGAGAAATTTCTCGACGAGGCCCTGCTGCAGGGGTGCCGGCAGGTCGAGATCGTGCATGGCAGCGGCGAGGGGATTCTGCGTCGGGCGGTGCGGGACCTGTTGGCCGGGCATCGCGCGGTGACCGCCTTCCACGCGGCCGATGTCAGCCGTGGCGGCGACAACGTGACCGTTGTCGAACTGGAGAGCTGA
- a CDS encoding CvpA family protein, with protein MNLVDILILVVLLFFLVKGALRGLLREVCSLIGLLLGGFLAFRYQGPLAETIMDVLDWPAQVCVVIAFLLLFFSCVALFAVLGFLLSRFVKMVFLGGLNRVTGAFFGLVQGVLLLAIIMFALSLRPLPWGLTPVFKASQLAPPLVTLGEATMRGSRALLQKG; from the coding sequence ATGAACCTGGTCGATATCCTCATCCTGGTCGTTCTGCTGTTTTTTCTGGTCAAGGGCGCCTTGCGCGGGCTGCTGCGAGAGGTCTGTTCGTTGATCGGGCTGCTGCTGGGCGGCTTTCTCGCCTTTCGCTACCAGGGGCCGCTGGCCGAGACGATCATGGATGTTCTCGACTGGCCGGCCCAGGTTTGCGTGGTCATAGCCTTTCTGCTGTTGTTCTTCTCCTGCGTCGCCCTGTTTGCGGTGCTGGGATTTCTGCTCTCACGGTTCGTCAAGATGGTTTTTCTCGGCGGACTGAACCGGGTGACGGGGGCTTTTTTCGGGCTGGTGCAGGGGGTGTTGCTGCTGGCGATCATCATGTTCGCGCTCAGCCTGCGGCCCCTGCCGTGGGGATTGACGCCGGTGTTCAAGGCCTCCCAGCTGGCCCCGCCGCTGGTGACGCTCGGCGAGGCTACCATGCGCGGCAGCCGGGCCCTGCTGCAGAAGGGGTAG
- a CDS encoding GatB/YqeY domain-containing protein yields the protein MNLQDRLTQAMKEAMKAKDSLRLNTIRGVRTAIKNKEIETGNPLDDDAVIGVISSLAKQRRESAAAYAEGGRPELAAKEEAELQVLQEFLPAQLSEEELKALIAETAAAVGAQGPKDMGRVMKELTPKTRGRADGKLVSELVRAHLAG from the coding sequence ATGAACTTGCAAGACAGACTGACCCAGGCGATGAAAGAGGCCATGAAGGCCAAGGACAGCCTGCGGCTGAATACCATTCGCGGCGTTCGCACCGCGATCAAAAACAAGGAGATAGAGACGGGCAACCCCCTCGATGACGACGCCGTTATCGGGGTGATTTCGTCCCTGGCCAAGCAGCGGCGGGAGTCGGCCGCCGCCTATGCCGAGGGGGGGCGGCCGGAACTGGCGGCCAAGGAGGAGGCCGAGCTGCAGGTGCTGCAGGAATTTCTTCCCGCCCAGCTGAGCGAGGAGGAGCTTAAGGCACTGATCGCCGAGACGGCGGCGGCTGTCGGCGCCCAGGGACCGAAGGACATGGGGCGGGTGATGAAGGAGCTGACGCCGAAAACCCGCGGCCGAGCCGACGGCAAGCTGGTCAGCGAACTGGTCCGGGCGCATCTGGCCGGCTGA
- a CDS encoding phosphoribosyl-ATP diphosphatase codes for MRNPSETDILTAIYQVIQDRKRNPSEKSYVASLYAKGLDKILGKIGEEATETAVAGKGGDRDEIVYEVADLFFHVLVLLGHYDIEPERVYAELRRRFGVSGLEEKASRSS; via the coding sequence ATGCGGAATCCCTCCGAAACCGACATCCTGACAGCCATCTACCAGGTCATCCAGGATCGCAAGCGCAACCCCTCGGAAAAATCCTACGTTGCTTCCCTCTACGCCAAGGGGCTCGACAAGATTCTCGGCAAGATCGGCGAAGAGGCGACGGAAACGGCCGTCGCCGGCAAGGGGGGAGATCGGGACGAGATCGTCTATGAAGTGGCCGATCTTTTTTTTCATGTCCTGGTCCTGTTGGGGCATTACGACATCGAGCCCGAGCGGGTCTATGCCGAACTGCGGCGCCGGTTTGGCGTCTCCGGACTGGAGGAGAAGGCGAGTCGCTCTTCCTGA
- the hisF gene encoding imidazole glycerol phosphate synthase subunit HisF, with product MLTKRIIPCLDVKDGRVVKGVQFVGLRDAGDPVEAAEAYDAQGADELTFLDITASSDNRSIILDVVRRTAERVFMPLTVGGGVRTCEDIRNLLNAGADKVSINTAAVFNPDFVREAAERFGSQCTVVAIDARRVPDSDPQRWEVYTHGGRKPTGIDAVEWAVKMEEYGSGEILLTSMDCDGTKDGYDIALTRAVSDAVDIPVIASGGVGNLEHIREGLVEGGASAALAASIFHFREYTIGECKEYLRRHGVPVRPHSGV from the coding sequence ATGCTGACCAAACGCATCATTCCCTGTCTCGACGTCAAGGACGGCCGGGTGGTCAAGGGGGTTCAGTTCGTCGGCCTGCGCGACGCCGGTGATCCGGTGGAGGCGGCCGAGGCCTACGACGCCCAGGGGGCGGACGAGCTGACCTTCCTCGATATCACCGCCTCGTCGGACAATCGCAGCATCATTCTCGACGTGGTCCGGCGCACCGCCGAGCGGGTTTTCATGCCACTGACCGTCGGCGGCGGGGTGCGGACCTGCGAAGACATCCGCAACCTGCTCAACGCCGGGGCGGACAAGGTTTCGATCAATACCGCGGCGGTGTTCAATCCCGATTTTGTGCGCGAGGCGGCCGAGCGCTTCGGCTCCCAGTGCACGGTGGTGGCCATCGATGCCCGCCGGGTACCGGACTCCGATCCGCAGCGCTGGGAGGTCTACACCCACGGTGGCCGCAAGCCGACCGGCATCGACGCCGTCGAGTGGGCGGTGAAGATGGAGGAGTACGGCAGCGGCGAAATCCTGCTCACCTCGATGGACTGCGACGGCACCAAAGACGGTTACGACATCGCCCTGACCCGGGCGGTCAGTGACGCGGTCGACATTCCGGTGATCGCCTCGGGCGGAGTCGGCAACCTGGAGCATATCCGCGAAGGTCTGGTCGAGGGCGGCGCTTCGGCGGCCTTGGCGGCGAGCATCTTCCATTTTCGCGAATACACCATCGGCGAGTGCAAGGAATATCTGCGCCGGCACGGCGTGCCGGTGCGTCCCCACAGCGGAGTTTGA
- the hisA gene encoding 1-(5-phosphoribosyl)-5-[(5-phosphoribosylamino)methylideneamino]imidazole-4-carboxamide isomerase yields the protein MLVIPAIDLKEGRCVRLEQGLMEKDTVYSDDPAAQARTWQEQGGELLHIVDLDGAFAGKPKNRTAIEAIVAAIDIPTELGGGIRDLATIEAYLELGIDRVILGTVAKENPALVAEACRKFPGHIVVGIDAKDGLVAVRGWADVTEKKATEMAKEMEGFGVEAIIYTDIARDGMMQGPNIEATRALAEAISIPVIASGGLSSLDDIRRLMAIEVSGVTGVITGKAIYSGAIDLREAVALTKQN from the coding sequence ATGCTGGTCATACCCGCCATCGATCTGAAGGAAGGCCGCTGCGTCCGTCTGGAGCAGGGGCTGATGGAGAAGGATACGGTCTACAGCGACGATCCCGCCGCCCAGGCGCGTACCTGGCAGGAGCAGGGGGGGGAGCTGCTGCACATCGTCGATCTCGACGGCGCCTTCGCCGGAAAGCCGAAGAACCGGACGGCGATCGAGGCGATCGTGGCGGCGATCGACATTCCGACCGAACTCGGCGGCGGCATCCGCGACCTGGCGACCATCGAGGCCTATCTCGAACTCGGCATCGACCGGGTGATTCTCGGCACCGTCGCCAAGGAGAACCCGGCGCTGGTCGCCGAGGCCTGCCGGAAGTTTCCCGGCCACATTGTGGTCGGCATCGATGCCAAGGACGGTCTGGTGGCGGTGCGCGGCTGGGCCGATGTGACCGAAAAAAAAGCCACTGAGATGGCCAAGGAGATGGAGGGTTTCGGGGTCGAGGCAATCATCTACACTGACATCGCCCGCGACGGCATGATGCAGGGTCCGAACATCGAAGCGACCCGGGCTCTGGCCGAGGCGATCAGCATCCCGGTCATCGCTTCCGGCGGGCTCTCCAGTCTCGACGACATCCGCCGGCTGATGGCCATCGAAGTCTCCGGGGTGACCGGCGTGATCACCGGCAAGGCGATCTATTCCGGGGCGATCGACCTGCGCGAGGCGGTGGCGTTGACCAAACAGAATTAA
- the hisH gene encoding imidazole glycerol phosphate synthase subunit HisH, translating to MITIIDYEVGNLRSVAKAFEKLGFAARVSADPRDIENADKVVLPGVGAFRDCIDRLRDGGFVEPLLAHVAAGRPLLGICVGMQLLFDESEEFGRHRGLGLIPGKVLRFPAGMEEGGERLKVPHMGWNAVSLKRPSPLWHGIEDGSYLYFVHSYYCDADSDADVAATCRYGDIEFCASVWRDNIFATQFHPEKSQTVGLRIFRNFGEL from the coding sequence ATGATTACCATTATCGACTATGAAGTAGGCAACCTGCGCAGCGTCGCCAAGGCCTTTGAAAAGCTCGGTTTCGCGGCGCGGGTCAGCGCCGATCCCCGGGATATCGAAAACGCCGACAAGGTGGTGCTGCCGGGAGTCGGGGCCTTTCGCGACTGTATCGACCGGCTGCGTGACGGCGGTTTTGTCGAGCCGTTGCTGGCGCACGTCGCCGCTGGCAGGCCGCTGCTCGGCATCTGCGTCGGCATGCAGCTGCTGTTCGACGAAAGCGAGGAGTTCGGCCGCCACCGGGGGCTGGGCCTGATTCCGGGCAAGGTGCTGCGCTTTCCGGCCGGCATGGAGGAAGGCGGCGAGCGTCTCAAGGTGCCGCACATGGGCTGGAACGCCGTGAGCCTGAAACGTCCGTCGCCCCTGTGGCACGGCATCGAGGATGGCAGCTACCTCTATTTCGTTCACTCCTACTACTGCGATGCGGACAGCGACGCCGACGTGGCGGCGACCTGCCGCTACGGCGATATCGAGTTCTGCGCCTCCGTCTGGCGGGACAACATCTTTGCCACCCAGTTTCATCCGGAGAAGAGCCAGACCGTGGGATTGCGGATTTTCCGGAATTTCGGGGAGCTTTGA
- the hisB gene encoding imidazoleglycerol-phosphate dehydratase HisB, translated as MSRTAKIDRKTLETEIRIELVLDGRGEHAVDTGVPFFDHMLVQIARHGFFDLQVAARGDLEIDAHHTVEDVGIALGEAFKQALGNKAGIRRYGRGTMPMHEALASVILDFSGRPHLVFNVAIPKAQIGNFETELVEEFFTAFCNHGGVNVHVNLAYGDNLHHIIEAIFKAFARALDEACSLDPRIDGVLSSKGKLE; from the coding sequence ATGTCACGGACCGCGAAAATCGACCGCAAGACCCTTGAGACCGAAATTCGCATCGAGCTTGTTCTCGACGGCCGGGGTGAACATGCCGTCGACACCGGGGTGCCCTTTTTCGACCACATGCTGGTGCAGATTGCCCGTCACGGCTTTTTCGATCTGCAGGTGGCGGCCAGGGGCGACCTGGAGATCGACGCCCACCACACGGTGGAGGATGTCGGCATCGCCCTGGGCGAGGCCTTCAAGCAGGCGCTCGGCAACAAGGCCGGTATCCGTCGCTACGGGCGCGGCACCATGCCGATGCATGAGGCGCTGGCCTCGGTGATCCTCGACTTTTCCGGACGGCCGCACCTGGTGTTCAATGTCGCCATCCCCAAGGCGCAGATCGGCAATTTTGAAACCGAACTGGTCGAGGAGTTCTTTACGGCTTTCTGCAACCACGGCGGGGTCAATGTGCATGTCAATCTTGCCTACGGCGACAACCTGCATCACATCATCGAGGCGATCTTCAAGGCCTTCGCCCGAGCCCTGGACGAGGCCTGCAGCCTCGACCCGCGCATCGACGGGGTGCTGTCGAGCAAGGGAAAACTTGAATAG
- the hisD gene encoding histidinol dehydrogenase, whose product MRILTLSDSDFAATFAAIENRGDEVPVGVEETVRSILDEVRKRGDAALSELTERFDRVRLDEVGIEVTAQEIERACAQVDAIAMADLELAAERIANYHRKQKQETWLSTDETDIMVGQMVRPLDRVGIYVPGGKAAYPSSVLMNAVPAKVAGVGEVIMTVPMPDGVANPHVLAAAKIAGVDRIFRIGGAQAVAALAYGTESVPRVDKITGPGNIYVATAKKLVFGQVDIDMIAGPSEILVINDGSGEAAHIAADLLSQAEHDELASAVLVTTSRMMAEAVAAEVERQLVQLSRQVIARQSIDNYGAIILARDLAEAAEFSNRIAPEHLELAVADPFGLLPLIRHAGAIFLGHHTPEAAGDYLAGPNHTLPTGGTARFFSPLSLDDFVKKSSIISFSKAGLERLGGAIERLATLEGLEAHAKSVSKRLEKS is encoded by the coding sequence ATGCGCATACTGACATTGTCCGACAGCGATTTTGCAGCCACCTTCGCCGCCATCGAAAACCGGGGGGACGAGGTCCCCGTCGGGGTCGAGGAGACGGTCCGTTCGATCCTCGATGAGGTGCGCAAACGGGGCGATGCCGCCCTGTCGGAGCTGACTGAGCGTTTCGACCGGGTGCGCCTCGATGAGGTCGGCATCGAGGTGACGGCGCAGGAGATCGAGCGGGCTTGCGCGCAGGTCGATGCCATCGCCATGGCCGATCTGGAGCTGGCCGCCGAACGGATTGCCAACTATCACCGCAAGCAGAAACAGGAAACCTGGCTTTCGACCGACGAGACCGACATCATGGTCGGCCAGATGGTGCGACCGCTCGACCGGGTAGGCATCTATGTTCCCGGCGGCAAGGCGGCCTATCCCTCGTCGGTGCTGATGAACGCGGTGCCGGCGAAGGTGGCCGGCGTCGGCGAGGTGATCATGACCGTGCCGATGCCGGACGGCGTAGCCAATCCGCATGTGCTTGCGGCGGCGAAAATCGCCGGCGTCGACCGCATCTTCCGCATCGGCGGCGCCCAGGCGGTGGCGGCGTTGGCCTACGGAACCGAGAGTGTTCCCCGCGTCGACAAGATCACCGGTCCTGGCAATATCTATGTCGCCACCGCCAAGAAACTGGTGTTCGGCCAGGTCGATATCGACATGATCGCCGGGCCGAGCGAGATCCTGGTGATCAACGACGGCAGTGGCGAAGCCGCCCATATAGCCGCCGACCTGCTCAGCCAGGCCGAGCACGACGAACTGGCGTCGGCGGTGCTGGTGACCACCAGCCGCATGATGGCCGAGGCGGTGGCCGCCGAGGTGGAACGGCAGCTGGTGCAGCTGTCGCGGCAGGTGATCGCCCGACAATCGATCGACAATTACGGCGCCATCATCCTCGCCCGCGATCTGGCCGAGGCGGCTGAATTCTCCAACCGCATTGCGCCGGAGCACCTGGAACTGGCGGTGGCCGACCCCTTCGGCCTGCTGCCGCTGATTCGCCATGCCGGCGCCATCTTCCTCGGCCACCATACGCCGGAGGCGGCCGGCGATTATCTGGCCGGACCGAACCACACCCTGCCGACCGGCGGCACGGCGCGTTTCTTCTCGCCGCTGTCGCTGGACGATTTCGTCAAGAAATCGAGCATCATCTCCTTCTCGAAAGCGGGGCTGGAACGCCTCGGCGGTGCCATCGAGCGGCTCGCCACCCTCGAGGGGCTGGAGGCGCACGCGAAATCGGTGTCGAAACGGCTGGAGAAGAGCTAG
- the hisG gene encoding ATP phosphoribosyltransferase, with protein MSDWITFALPKGRIMQDSMELFARIGITCPEMEGESRKLVFENPEQKYRFMAVRATDVPTYVEYGCADLGVVGKDTLLEQGKDLYEPLDLKFGYCRLVVAEPKALRRDDDPACWSNIRVATKYPNITERYFAARGIQVEIIKLYGSIELAPLVGLAERIVDLVSTGGTLRANDMVEVETIAEITSRLIVNRASLKTKHRRISRILADLEQVIDDEVRISR; from the coding sequence ATGAGCGACTGGATCACCTTTGCCCTGCCCAAGGGACGCATCATGCAGGACAGCATGGAGCTGTTCGCCCGCATCGGCATTACCTGTCCGGAGATGGAGGGCGAAAGCCGCAAGCTGGTCTTCGAAAACCCGGAGCAGAAGTACCGCTTCATGGCGGTGCGGGCCACCGACGTGCCGACCTACGTCGAGTACGGCTGCGCCGATCTGGGGGTGGTCGGCAAGGACACCCTGCTGGAGCAGGGGAAGGACCTGTACGAGCCGCTCGACCTGAAGTTCGGCTATTGCCGGTTGGTGGTCGCCGAGCCCAAGGCCCTGCGCCGGGACGACGATCCGGCCTGCTGGTCGAACATCCGGGTCGCCACCAAGTATCCGAACATCACCGAGCGTTATTTCGCCGCCCGTGGCATCCAGGTCGAGATCATCAAGCTCTACGGATCGATTGAGCTGGCACCCCTGGTCGGGCTTGCCGAGCGGATTGTCGATCTGGTTTCGACCGGGGGCACCCTCAGAGCCAACGACATGGTCGAGGTGGAAACCATCGCCGAAATCACCAGCCGGCTCATCGTCAACCGGGCCAGCCTGAAGACCAAGCACCGGCGGATCAGCCGGATCCTCGCCGATCTGGAGCAGGTGATCGACGACGAGGTTCGCATTTCCCGTTAG